The following nucleotide sequence is from Aedes aegypti strain LVP_AGWG chromosome 3, AaegL5.0 Primary Assembly, whole genome shotgun sequence.
TAGAGTGGAACGAACTGTCAAATTACTCGAAACAAAATATTACAAGTCGACGCGTAATTTTACGTGAACTCAAAACGATTTGCAGTCGGTTCTGGTTTAATTCTTAAAATTTTAGCTATCATTTCGTTAAACACAATGTCTAAACCAGGAGAAAAAGCCTTGCAAGCCATGAAGGAACTGGATAAGTCGGTATCAGTGTTTAAGAAACCTGTAGTTCCAAAAACTAAGAAGGagaagaaaatcattttgaacGAGGAAACTTATCTGGAGGTATGTTTCATTTACTTTAAATAGATGTTCAAAATTGTTCATGTTTCTGCAGAAACTTACGCTGTATACCTTTTACAGGAAATGGCTAAAATTATCCAACGAGATTTTTTTCCGGATCTCAAAAAACTGAAAGCGCAGAACGAATATTTGGATGCCCTGGCAAGCAATGACATTGTGAAACTACGCCAAATATTCTCCAAATACAACTCGAAATCACCTCTAATACGAGAACGTAAGTAGAATGGCCAAAACATACTAGATTCTTGAGTCATTTTATATTATAATTTCAGCCAGCCCTGCTACCTTTGAGACGCCTTTGCCTAGTGCTTCCCTTGCACCTGATGAACCTCCCTCTGTTCGATCAATCGCAAGCTCTTCTTCGACCAGGAGCAACAAATCTATCGCTGACAAACACTCCTTGGATTCGTTCCTGTTCAACTATACCAGCGAAGATAACGACAGTTTTCAGGAAATCATGGAAGCAGCTGATAAAAAGCTCCGGCAAAAATTCGCTATTCTCTATGATGCAGAAGGCTCCAGTCGATTGAGCTTGGATAAGCAACTGGCCCTTCCGAGTATCGAAAGCCAATTCGATAAAAAGGACAAGCCTAAGGAGCTGGACATGTGGACTTACAAGAACAAGAACTACATAATGTACATCCCGGATGGCGTGGCACTTAGCCGAGAGGAGGAAATCGAACTGGCAAACAAGAAGCAAGAAATCGAACACAACAATACCCGGTTGAAGGTAAATCCTTTCAACGAGAACGAGAGCAAACAAGCAATAGTCGAAGCGGCCAAGTCGCAAGCTAAGTGCCTTCCGGAGAAGATTGGCGTAGACGGTAAACTGATCGAAGCATCTCTTACGCCAGCTGTTCGTGGATTCAGTTTCGTCAAAAGTCCTTCACCCTGCCCAGGAGTAACTGATAGCCCACTGTTCACGTGGGGTGAAATCGAAGGAACGCCTTTCCGTTTAGATGGTGGGGATACTCCATTGCATCCAGCATCGGCAGGTCCATCGTTTCACATAGCTGAAACATCGAAACGTGAAACAATAGCCCTCCAATTAGCGGAAAAGGCAGCTGAACAGTCCCGCTCAAAAAAAGCCAAAGCCATCGAAGCGGCGCGACGGAACATTGCGTCACCGGTAATCCGAAACACGTTCGATCGACTGGCCAGTATGTCCCCGGCGGCACGAAGGCTCGCCACCAACAAGCTGGGATTCATCAACACTCCCAGCCCAATGCGAACTCCGGCTAGTTCGGTTATGACGACACCAAGACTGCAGTCACAGTCCCGCAGGTCAAGACCAACCCCATCGCCTGCAGGGATGGTGCGGAGAAAAACGCCCATGGCGGCCGTCAGGACAGACAACAGCAGTGGCAGTAGCGTTACAGCAAGTGAAGGGTCCTCTAGTGGCTTGGATACTCTGACCGATAACCTTTTGGATATTCCTTCGGCTGGTAAGCGACCGAAAGCTGCCGATTTCTTCTGAGGTGGTTAAtgaagtttattttttaaatgaataccGTTAAgttatttaaatttgaaatggaaTAATAATTTGTAATACTGAAGCTAAAActacattttatttcatacccTAGAACATAGTTTCCGAACTGTGGGTCGTGATTCACTGGGGGGTCGTTAGTCAATAATAGGAGATTGCGAATGAAGTTACAATTTCATATTTTCCCCTTTGTCGCCGAATGGTGTGCAGGAACTTGTCAACTATTTTGCAAAAGTTacgaaataattttaaactgTTCGAAAGAGTTAGGTGGGTTTAAAGAAAGGAAGCAAACATTTTacagttttttattttgtcgattttgTACTCTTTTTAAATAGCatccaaaccgttgattttagagTTATAGTTTGCTGGAGAAAATTTCTTGGTAAATTGAAGCGCATCTTTTAATGAGCAGTTGAAATCCATCCACTTAGCTTCTAGGTCCTAACAGTATGAtggaaaaactgcttttcattaaatttagatAGGGTGAAGAGCTACTTGAGCACtaccatgattcactttggcatggggggttttctcGACCGAATTATATGAAACTTTGCAATTCAATACGACGTATATTGCTACCAAATATAAGCTCacaaactttcaaaaaacaCCACTGCGAAAGTGAAtgaaaagtgccaagaatatgaTCCAGCTCCCTATGTAGTAATATAGTGTTTTCGGCAAATTTATAGAGttagcaatttgaaacaacttagtcgaaaacacaatttttctatctctcatacttcaaatcgttatttgttttgatttttttgattgttATGTATCGAGTATACAGTcagctctccataactcgatattgaagagaccatcgagtaaaggaggtatcgagttaaagaacaGAAAATCAGTGCATTGCCCTCAGTGAACGAACCGTCTTCATCGTTTGGTTCTACCTCCCATGGGCTCACTCAACCAACAGGCGAAAACAGCAAAAAGGCTAACTGCCG
It contains:
- the LOC5571089 gene encoding protein DGCR14 homolog: MSKPGEKALQAMKELDKSVSVFKKPVVPKTKKEKKIILNEETYLEEMAKIIQRDFFPDLKKLKAQNEYLDALASNDIVKLRQIFSKYNSKSPLIREPSPATFETPLPSASLAPDEPPSVRSIASSSSTRSNKSIADKHSLDSFLFNYTSEDNDSFQEIMEAADKKLRQKFAILYDAEGSSRLSLDKQLALPSIESQFDKKDKPKELDMWTYKNKNYIMYIPDGVALSREEEIELANKKQEIEHNNTRLKVNPFNENESKQAIVEAAKSQAKCLPEKIGVDGKLIEASLTPAVRGFSFVKSPSPCPGVTDSPLFTWGEIEGTPFRLDGGDTPLHPASAGPSFHIAETSKRETIALQLAEKAAEQSRSKKAKAIEAARRNIASPVIRNTFDRLASMSPAARRLATNKLGFINTPSPMRTPASSVMTTPRLQSQSRRSRPTPSPAGMVRRKTPMAAVRTDNSSGSSVTASEGSSSGLDTLTDNLLDIPSAGKRPKAADFF